In the genome of Alphaproteobacteria bacterium, one region contains:
- a CDS encoding response regulator transcription factor has protein sequence MHRVLVVEDDPETAEQLVACLRTGGYEIELAESGEVALERCRAREYAVMTVDRMLPGIDGLEVVLRLREEGVAIPTLIISALGEVDDKVRGLRAGGDDYLVKPFAFPEMLARVDALARRSAYVLKETVLRIGDLEMDLLSRAVRRAGRDVELLPREFKLLEYLVRNADTVVPRSMLLAHVWDLHFDPMTNIIDVYVGRLRRKVDDGAAYPLIHTVRGVGFCLRAPA, from the coding sequence ATGCATCGCGTACTCGTTGTGGAAGACGATCCGGAGACTGCCGAGCAGCTCGTCGCGTGCTTGCGAACCGGCGGGTACGAGATCGAACTGGCCGAGAGCGGGGAGGTCGCACTCGAGCGTTGCCGTGCAAGAGAATATGCCGTGATGACGGTCGATCGAATGCTGCCGGGCATCGACGGCCTCGAGGTCGTCCTCCGCCTGCGTGAGGAGGGGGTTGCGATTCCGACCCTCATCATCAGCGCGCTTGGCGAGGTCGACGACAAGGTTCGCGGCCTCCGCGCCGGTGGGGACGACTATCTTGTCAAGCCTTTCGCATTTCCGGAAATGCTCGCGCGGGTCGACGCGCTCGCGCGGCGCAGCGCTTATGTGCTGAAGGAAACTGTGCTCCGGATCGGGGATCTCGAAATGGACCTCCTCTCGCGCGCCGTGCGGCGCGCCGGGCGGGATGTCGAACTGCTGCCGCGCGAGTTCAAGCTTCTCGAATACCTCGTGCGCAATGCCGATACGGTCGTGCCGCGGTCCATGCTGCTCGCCCATGTCTGGGATTTGCACTTCGATCCCATGACGAACATCATCGATGTCTATGTCGGACGCCTGCGCCGCAAGGTCGATGACGGCGCGGCCTATCCATTGATCCATACGGTGCGCGGCGTGGGGTTCTGCCTCCGTGCTCCTGCGTAA